The following proteins are co-located in the Lagenorhynchus albirostris chromosome 2, mLagAlb1.1, whole genome shotgun sequence genome:
- the MRPS14 gene encoding small ribosomal subunit protein uS14m, with translation MAASTLGSLLRTVRQVVPSSASGQVRSYYVDWKMLRDVKRRKMAYEYADERLRINSLRKNTILPKDLQEVADEEIAALPRDSCPVRIRNRCVMTSRPRGVKRRWRLSRIVFRHLADHGQLSGVQRAMW, from the exons ATGGCGGCCTCCACGCTCGGCTCTCTGCTGCGGACAGTCCGGCAG GTGGTTCCTTCATCAGCTTCAGGCCAAGTTCGAAGTTACTATGTAGATTGGAAAATGTTGCGTGatgtgaagagaagaaaaatggccTATGAGTATGCAGATGAGAGGCTTCGGATCAATTCTCTCAGGAAGAATACCATTCTGCCAAAAGACCTTCAG GAAGTGGCTGATGAAGAAATTGCTGCCCTTCCCCGGGATAGCTGTCCTGTTAGAATCAGAAATCGGTGTGTTATGACATCCCGTCCACGAGGTGTAAAGCGGCGCTGGAGGCTTAGTCGTATCGTCTTCCGTCACTTAGCCGACCATGGGCAACTGTCTGGGGTGCAGCGAGCAATGTGGTAA